A single Cucumis melo cultivar AY chromosome 4, USDA_Cmelo_AY_1.0, whole genome shotgun sequence DNA region contains:
- the LOC103503964 gene encoding norbelladine synthase-like: protein MVREISDESEIQAPAAKVWKLYGGLEIAKFIPVHLPNLIHKIEVLEGDGGEGTLLHVTFAHGLGGPTSYKEKFVKIDNENRIKIAEMVEGGYLDLGFTLYKFRVEIIEKSEESCIVKSSVEYELEEEATSNISLASVQSLVVIAQAVNKYFLNTTHQPHLKDDA, encoded by the exons ATGGTGAGGGAAATAAGTGATGAGAGTGAGATTCAGGCGCCGGCGGCCAAAGTTTGGAAGCTCTACGGCGGTCTTGAGATAGCAAAATTCATCCCAGTTCACCTCCCTAATCTCATCCACAAAATCGAGGTCCTCGAAGGCGACGGAGGCGAAGGAACTCTTCTTCATGTCACTTTTGCACATG GTTTAGGAGGTCCTACGAGTTACAAAGAAAAGTTCGTGAAGATAGATAACGAAAATCGTATTAAAATAGCAGAAATGGTTGAAGGAGGTTACTTAGATCTTGGGTTTACTCTTTACAAGTTTCGTGTGGAGATAATTGAAAAGAGTGAAGAAAGTTGCATTGTAAAATCAAGTGTTGAATATGAACTGGAGGAAGAAGctacttcaaatatttcattGGCAAGTGTTCAATCTTTGGTAGTCATTGCTCAAGCTGTCAACAAATATTTCCTCAACACTACTCATCAACCACACCTTAAAGATGATGCATAA